One genomic segment of Chitinibacter sp. FCG-7 includes these proteins:
- the fliM gene encoding flagellar motor switch protein FliM codes for MADDILSQEEVDALLRGVTGEQDDVPEDIDPHAVRDYDIGRQERIVRGRMPTLEIINERFARNLRIALFNFMRRNAEISVGPVRVQKYSEFIRNLVVPTNLNMIHMKPLRGTGLFIFDPDFVFLVVDNLFGSDGRYHVRVEGRDFTPTEQRIIQRLLEVVFEEFQKAWQPVFECEFAYVRSEMNTQFANIATPTEVVVAYTFKIELGAGGGDFHVCFPYSMLEPIRDLLYSSMQADRIEADNRWTNLMRKQVQHAEVDLVATLGNSQITLGEILSLKVGDVIPLDIPEVITATVDSVPVLECKYGILHKQYALKVDKVLTTAESLSGQEEGHGEQAHG; via the coding sequence ATGGCTGACGATATCCTTTCCCAGGAAGAAGTCGATGCGCTACTACGTGGCGTAACGGGCGAGCAGGACGATGTCCCAGAAGACATCGATCCTCATGCTGTCCGTGACTATGATATCGGCCGTCAGGAGCGCATCGTCCGTGGGCGCATGCCGACGCTTGAAATCATTAATGAGCGTTTTGCCCGCAATTTGCGTATTGCCCTATTCAACTTCATGCGGCGCAATGCCGAAATTAGCGTCGGCCCGGTGCGGGTGCAGAAATACAGCGAGTTTATTCGCAATCTGGTGGTGCCGACCAATCTGAACATGATCCACATGAAGCCGCTGCGCGGTACCGGATTGTTCATTTTTGATCCGGATTTCGTTTTTCTGGTGGTCGATAATCTGTTTGGTTCGGATGGCCGCTACCACGTGCGCGTCGAGGGGCGTGATTTCACGCCGACCGAGCAGCGCATTATCCAGCGCCTGCTCGAAGTGGTGTTTGAAGAATTCCAGAAAGCATGGCAGCCGGTTTTCGAGTGCGAGTTCGCTTATGTGCGCTCGGAAATGAATACCCAGTTTGCCAATATCGCCACGCCCACCGAGGTGGTAGTGGCGTATACCTTCAAAATCGAGTTGGGTGCGGGCGGTGGAGATTTTCACGTCTGCTTCCCATATTCAATGCTCGAACCGATTCGGGATCTGCTCTATAGCAGCATGCAGGCCGACCGGATTGAAGCGGATAATCGCTGGACCAATCTGATGCGCAAGCAGGTGCAGCATGCTGAAGTCGATCTGGTGGCCACGCTGGGCAATTCGCAAATTACGCTGGGCGAGATTCTGAGTTTGAAAGTGGGCGATGTCATTCCGCTGGATATTCCCGAGGTCATTACCGCCACGGTGGATAGTGTGCCTGTGCTTGAGTGTAAGTATGGTATTCTTCACAAGCAATATGCCTTGAAAGTCGACAAAGTATTGACGACGGCTGAGTCACTCAGCGGGCAGGAAGAGGGACACGGAGAGCAAGCCCATGGCTGA
- a CDS encoding GNAT family N-acetyltransferase, with protein sequence MDGIKTFAAVQCLQTPRLILRDWLDHDLPAFAALGADPEVMRYFPAPLSMAQSHDFAVQIRARLQQHGWGFWALELRETGEFIGMAGLNIPRVALPFIPCVEIGWRLARPFWQQGLAYEAATAALEFGFNVLQLPEIVAFTALTNLRSQALMERLNMQRDEGGEFDHPALPAGHALERHCLYRKSRGI encoded by the coding sequence GTGGACGGGATTAAAACTTTCGCTGCTGTGCAGTGTTTGCAAACGCCAAGGCTGATCTTGCGCGATTGGCTTGATCACGATCTGCCAGCTTTTGCCGCGCTGGGGGCCGACCCCGAAGTGATGCGCTATTTTCCTGCGCCGCTGAGCATGGCCCAGAGCCATGATTTTGCAGTACAGATTCGTGCGCGTCTGCAGCAGCATGGCTGGGGCTTCTGGGCTTTGGAATTGCGCGAAACCGGCGAGTTTATTGGCATGGCTGGGCTCAATATTCCGCGTGTTGCACTGCCGTTTATTCCGTGCGTTGAAATCGGCTGGCGCTTGGCGAGGCCGTTCTGGCAGCAAGGTTTGGCGTATGAAGCCGCCACTGCCGCGCTTGAGTTTGGCTTTAATGTGCTGCAATTGCCCGAGATTGTCGCGTTTACTGCGCTGACTAATCTGCGCTCGCAAGCATTAATGGAACGCCTGAATATGCAGCGGGATGAGGGTGGCGAGTTTGATCACCCTGCCTTACCGGCAGGGCATGCGCTGGAGCGGCATTGTCTGTATAGAAAATCAAGGGGTATATGA
- the fliN gene encoding flagellar motor switch protein FliN, which translates to MADENTEENPDDIMDDWAAALAEQETVEAAPQPEPQAANIFQNFDNNALPAGAPNNIDMILDIPVALTVELGRTKIAIRNLLQLAQGSVVELDGLAGEPMDVLVNGCLIAQGEVVVVNEKFGIRLTDIITPAERIRRLHK; encoded by the coding sequence ATGGCTGACGAAAATACTGAAGAAAACCCAGATGACATCATGGATGACTGGGCGGCGGCTTTAGCCGAGCAGGAAACGGTTGAGGCTGCGCCGCAGCCCGAGCCGCAAGCGGCCAATATTTTCCAGAATTTTGACAATAACGCCCTGCCAGCAGGAGCGCCCAATAATATCGACATGATTCTCGATATTCCGGTTGCGCTGACGGTAGAGCTGGGGCGAACCAAAATTGCTATTCGCAATCTGTTGCAGCTGGCGCAAGGTTCAGTGGTCGAGCTTGACGGTCTGGCGGGTGAGCCCATGGACGTGCTGGTGAATGGCTGCCTGATTGCGCAAGGCGAGGTGGTTGTAGTCAATGAAAAATTCGGTATTCGTCTGACCGATATTATTACGCCTGCGGAGCGGATTCGTCGCTTGCACAAATAA
- a CDS encoding flagellar hook-length control protein FliK — MASGSSNNINLISAVSRPSEATPSRDKLVSAVSAADSFESRYKQELSKAKPAESAAKKSAEAERPTNSRPSAQPAQKTEQQPAEQSSASQGELDANSRSDAVADANKLAKKDENADQAKPVDIPPNMIDLAALLAQIPAPKKLESASAENGNAVLAAQSALSAAIPGMTELGISNANSGLSEASVAGDVVGEQQKQALGVTSLLQGRGQNTPAKIAADNKEPASILPFTDALAAAGAEHQQLELGTQQGQGGFNFTESDSNNPGEVAKPLVQHAVTTVSAASAVQTTNQASRSAATTAYIETPVQDARWGDAVAQRVSLMLGKQEQQIEMQLNPPNLGPMEVRLNLGNEQASVVFTSQHAAVREALAAATPKLTALLADQGIVLQNVQVASDSLQQQQQNAFSQQQAQQFDSPAGGTRHGTIANTMGNETGIERRVNLSDLRLPAGSTRVSLFV, encoded by the coding sequence ATGGCCAGCGGCTCAAGCAATAATATCAATCTGATTAGCGCGGTTTCGCGTCCTAGTGAAGCCACTCCTTCGCGTGACAAATTGGTCAGCGCGGTCAGCGCAGCCGACTCTTTCGAGTCAAGATACAAACAAGAGCTAAGTAAAGCCAAGCCAGCTGAAAGTGCCGCGAAGAAGAGCGCTGAAGCAGAGCGGCCAACAAACTCGCGCCCGTCAGCTCAGCCCGCGCAAAAGACAGAGCAGCAACCAGCCGAGCAATCATCGGCTTCACAGGGGGAGCTTGATGCCAATTCGCGTAGCGATGCAGTTGCAGATGCAAATAAGCTTGCCAAGAAAGATGAAAATGCTGATCAAGCGAAGCCTGTTGACATTCCGCCCAATATGATTGATTTGGCCGCCTTGCTGGCGCAGATTCCTGCACCCAAGAAACTCGAGTCTGCTAGCGCTGAGAATGGAAACGCAGTTTTAGCGGCGCAATCGGCTTTATCTGCCGCTATTCCCGGCATGACCGAACTGGGTATTTCGAATGCGAATTCGGGATTAAGCGAGGCATCGGTTGCTGGTGATGTAGTCGGCGAGCAGCAAAAACAGGCATTAGGTGTCACTTCACTACTGCAGGGACGGGGACAGAATACTCCGGCAAAAATTGCCGCTGACAATAAAGAACCAGCCTCTATTTTGCCGTTTACTGATGCCCTGGCTGCCGCTGGTGCCGAACATCAGCAGTTGGAGCTGGGTACTCAACAGGGGCAGGGGGGATTCAATTTTACAGAGAGCGACTCCAATAATCCGGGTGAAGTGGCCAAACCGCTTGTTCAGCATGCTGTAACAACAGTTTCAGCGGCCAGTGCAGTGCAAACTACAAATCAGGCTAGCCGATCAGCTGCCACTACCGCTTATATTGAAACTCCTGTGCAGGATGCGCGCTGGGGTGATGCAGTCGCTCAGCGGGTAAGTTTGATGCTGGGCAAGCAGGAGCAGCAGATTGAAATGCAATTGAATCCACCCAATCTGGGCCCGATGGAAGTGCGTTTGAATCTAGGTAACGAGCAAGCCAGCGTGGTTTTTACTTCGCAGCACGCAGCAGTGCGTGAGGCGCTGGCTGCGGCCACACCCAAGTTGACGGCGCTATTGGCTGATCAGGGGATTGTTCTGCAAAATGTACAGGTGGCCTCCGATTCATTGCAGCAGCAACAGCAGAATGCATTTTCCCAGCAGCAAGCCCAGCAATTTGACTCTCCTGCTGGTGGTACGCGCCATGGAACAATAGCCAATACCATGGGGAATGAAACGGGAATTGAGCGGCGAGTCAATTTAAGTGATTTGCGCTTGCCTGCTGGCAGTACCCGGGTAAGTTTGTTTGTCTGA
- the fliQ gene encoding flagellar biosynthesis protein FliQ: MTPEMVVTLLQKAMEVMVLLCGPVLLATLVSGLVISIFQAATQINEATLSFIPKLLIAFLVLVLAGPWMLELAMDYTIRLYQSIPQVIG; encoded by the coding sequence ATGACGCCGGAAATGGTGGTAACCCTGCTGCAAAAAGCGATGGAAGTAATGGTGCTGCTGTGCGGCCCCGTCTTGCTGGCCACGCTGGTGTCCGGTCTGGTGATCAGTATTTTCCAGGCCGCCACCCAGATCAATGAGGCGACGCTGTCGTTTATTCCCAAGCTGCTGATCGCCTTTCTGGTGCTGGTGCTGGCCGGGCCGTGGATGCTGGAGCTGGCCATGGACTACACCATCCGTCTGTATCAAAGCATTCCGCAAGTGATAGGCTGA
- the fliO gene encoding flagellar biosynthetic protein FliO, with the protein MTLSKIVRGSLFGLPLSVWAAANPAQVGPSGVGSIMQVILALGLVLGLIVGAAWLMRRFALLPGAANQHLRVVSGVMVGQRERVVIVEVQERWLVLGVTGEQVNLLHTLDKPEHLPAPVPAAPAFAQWLQAAIEKRKGAKNAL; encoded by the coding sequence ATGACATTGAGTAAAATTGTTCGCGGCAGCCTTTTCGGGCTGCCGTTGTCGGTTTGGGCGGCGGCAAATCCGGCTCAGGTTGGCCCATCGGGCGTTGGCTCCATCATGCAGGTCATTCTGGCTTTGGGGCTGGTGCTGGGCTTGATTGTTGGCGCAGCATGGCTGATGCGACGCTTTGCCCTGTTGCCCGGTGCGGCCAATCAGCATTTGCGCGTGGTTTCCGGCGTAATGGTGGGGCAGCGTGAACGCGTGGTGATTGTCGAAGTGCAAGAGCGCTGGCTGGTGCTTGGGGTGACCGGTGAGCAGGTCAATTTGCTGCATACGCTGGATAAGCCTGAACACCTGCCTGCACCAGTACCTGCCGCGCCTGCGTTTGCGCAGTGGTTGCAAGCGGCAATTGAAAAGCGCAAAGGAGCTAAAAATGCGCTTTAA
- the fliP gene encoding flagellar type III secretion system pore protein FliP (The bacterial flagellar biogenesis protein FliP forms a type III secretion system (T3SS)-type pore required for flagellar assembly.) has protein sequence MRFNFKLLLPLLPLCIASQLLLAAEPAGIPFMSSTQTAAGTAYSLPIQTLLFMTALGFLPAVLLMMTAFTRIVIVLSLLRQALGTMQSPPNQVIVGLSLFLTLFIMSPVLDKIYATAYQPYSENKMSFNEALDKGSLPLKDFMLKQTRQKDLAFFIEVSGAQAPQGPEDVSLRVLVPAFVTSELKTAFQIGFMVIIPFLIIDLVVASILMGMGMMMVSPVMISLPFKLMLFVLVDGWTLLMGSLVQSFYVGT, from the coding sequence ATGCGCTTTAATTTCAAACTGCTATTGCCATTACTTCCACTCTGTATTGCCTCGCAGCTCTTGCTGGCTGCCGAGCCTGCTGGTATACCCTTTATGTCGTCGACGCAGACGGCGGCGGGGACGGCGTATTCCTTGCCGATCCAGACGCTGCTGTTTATGACCGCACTGGGCTTTTTGCCCGCCGTGCTGCTGATGATGACCGCCTTTACGCGGATTGTGATCGTGCTGTCCTTGTTGCGTCAGGCGCTGGGCACCATGCAAAGCCCGCCCAATCAGGTGATTGTCGGTTTATCGCTGTTTCTGACGCTGTTTATCATGTCGCCTGTGCTCGATAAAATCTATGCCACCGCCTACCAGCCGTATTCGGAAAACAAGATGAGTTTTAACGAAGCGCTGGACAAAGGGTCTTTGCCGCTGAAAGACTTTATGCTCAAGCAAACGCGGCAGAAAGATCTGGCTTTCTTTATCGAAGTATCCGGCGCGCAAGCGCCGCAAGGGCCGGAAGATGTCAGCCTGCGCGTGCTGGTGCCAGCGTTTGTGACCAGCGAGCTGAAAACGGCATTTCAGATCGGCTTTATGGTGATTATCCCCTTTCTGATTATCGATCTGGTGGTAGCCAGTATTCTGATGGGCATGGGTATGATGATGGTCTCGCCCGTGATGATTTCGCTGCCCTTCAAGCTGATGCTGTTTGTGCTGGTCGATGGCTGGACGCTGCTGATGGGCTCGCTGGTACAAAGTTTTTACGTGGGGACCTAG
- a CDS encoding ZIP family metal transporter produces the protein MSTLSWIITMSLLGSLLSVLAAAAMAYFAKPNWIPKLVSFAVGSLLAAVFLEILPHAFGAHGGHEGHAHGETEFSLINEMHHTASQTVQVVAEQAQHASPEAISVTILLGIFIFFIMEKLVIWRHCHHESCEELEGHTHDDHHGHSHGHSHGHGNDHGRAGMMIMVGDTLHNFLDGAVIAAAFMADTSVGIATAVAIIAHEIPQEVGDFIVLLHSGYSKAKALLFNLLSSLAALAGGLLAYFSLSIVETAQPYLLALGASSLIYVAIADLIPTLHKRPHIKDTMYQVLLMVAGAMPIALVHTFMPH, from the coding sequence ATGTCGACACTAAGCTGGATTATCACCATGAGCCTGCTGGGCAGCTTGCTCAGCGTACTGGCTGCCGCCGCGATGGCGTATTTCGCGAAACCCAACTGGATTCCCAAGCTCGTCTCTTTTGCCGTCGGCTCGCTGCTGGCCGCAGTGTTTCTTGAGATTTTACCGCACGCCTTTGGCGCTCATGGCGGGCATGAAGGCCATGCGCATGGCGAAACCGAATTCTCATTGATCAATGAGATGCATCATACCGCGTCGCAAACCGTGCAAGTGGTCGCCGAACAGGCGCAACACGCTAGCCCGGAAGCGATTTCGGTGACGATTTTGCTCGGGATTTTTATCTTTTTCATTATGGAAAAGCTGGTGATCTGGCGACATTGCCATCACGAGTCGTGCGAGGAATTAGAAGGCCATACACATGATGATCACCATGGCCATTCACATGGGCACAGCCATGGGCATGGTAACGATCACGGCCGAGCGGGCATGATGATTATGGTCGGCGATACGCTGCATAATTTCTTAGATGGCGCGGTGATTGCAGCGGCATTTATGGCCGATACCTCGGTCGGGATTGCGACTGCAGTGGCGATTATTGCGCATGAAATCCCGCAGGAAGTCGGCGACTTTATCGTGCTGCTGCATTCGGGCTATAGCAAGGCCAAGGCGCTGCTGTTTAATCTACTGTCGTCGCTGGCCGCGCTGGCCGGTGGTTTGCTGGCTTATTTCTCGCTCAGCATCGTCGAGACTGCGCAGCCCTACTTGCTGGCGCTCGGTGCGTCCAGCCTGATTTATGTGGCGATTGCCGATCTAATCCCCACGCTGCACAAACGCCCGCATATTAAAGACACCATGTATCAAGTGCTGCTGATGGTGGCCGGTGCAATGCCGATTGCGCTGGTACATACTTTTATGCCGCACTAA
- the ribA gene encoding GTP cyclohydrolase II, with product MPNTNTELQKVATARLPTNQGEFTSHAYLNPHTGVEHLVLTLGDIAGKDVLVRLHSECLTGDALGSLRCDCGDQLKHALQRIQAEGRGALLYLRGHEGRGIGLCNKIFAYQLQDQGMDTVEANLAQGLPSDGRNYEDAAWMLKNLGVKSVRLMSNNPLKIDALNALGIPVSERLSHEIIANPENHKYLLTKKERMGHLLGAHGKKKA from the coding sequence ATGCCCAATACCAACACCGAATTGCAAAAAGTCGCCACTGCACGCCTGCCTACCAATCAGGGTGAATTTACCAGCCACGCCTATCTCAACCCGCATACCGGCGTTGAGCATCTGGTGCTGACGCTGGGTGATATTGCTGGTAAGGACGTGCTGGTTCGCCTGCATTCGGAATGCCTGACGGGCGATGCGCTGGGGTCTTTGCGTTGCGATTGTGGCGATCAGCTCAAACATGCTTTGCAACGGATTCAGGCCGAAGGACGCGGTGCTTTGCTGTATTTGCGCGGGCATGAAGGGCGTGGCATCGGGCTGTGCAACAAGATTTTTGCCTATCAATTGCAAGATCAGGGCATGGATACGGTGGAGGCCAATCTGGCACAAGGCCTGCCCAGCGATGGTCGCAACTATGAAGACGCGGCGTGGATGCTGAAAAATCTGGGGGTGAAATCAGTCCGGCTGATGAGCAATAATCCGCTGAAAATCGACGCGCTCAATGCGTTGGGGATTCCGGTAAGCGAGCGTCTATCGCATGAAATTATCGCCAACCCGGAAAACCACAAATACCTGCTGACCAAAAAAGAACGGATGGGACATTTGCTGGGCGCTCACGGCAAAAAAAAGGCGTAG
- the flhB gene encoding flagellar biosynthesis protein FlhB, whose protein sequence is MAEDSDLERTEPASPRRLEEARKKGQVPRSHELTSFSTLMVGLVAVITTGPDLYAAMKKVMVTALSFNRSKIWETTLMGEQLFELSRIALIAILPIFGACVLISILTPILIGGWLFSTEALGPNFGRMNPLSGIGRMFSPRTIIETIKTILKSSLIGGVAAWLMWQEKEQFIQLLAMTPESGFAMAWQMTRHTLLLVASTMAVIALIDVPYQLWDYYKGLRMTKEEVRQEHKESEGDPHVKGRIRQLQREAARKRMMAEIPKANVVVTNPTHYAVAIRYDQQMRAPTVVAKGSFLLAERIIEIAKDNKVAVIRTPPFARALYHHADLGEEIPTALYTATAEVLAYIYQLELYRKEGGFEPVLNTDLPVPPELDPESGTSRV, encoded by the coding sequence ATGGCAGAAGATTCAGACCTCGAACGTACCGAACCGGCCTCGCCCCGGCGACTGGAAGAAGCCCGTAAAAAAGGGCAGGTGCCGCGTTCGCACGAATTAACCTCGTTTTCTACGCTGATGGTCGGGCTGGTGGCGGTTATTACCACCGGACCTGATCTTTATGCCGCGATGAAAAAAGTCATGGTCACGGCGCTGAGCTTTAACCGCTCAAAAATCTGGGAAACCACATTAATGGGCGAGCAGTTGTTCGAGCTCTCGCGCATCGCACTCATTGCCATTTTGCCTATCTTCGGCGCCTGCGTGCTTATTTCGATTCTGACCCCCATTCTGATCGGCGGCTGGTTATTTAGCACCGAAGCACTGGGCCCCAATTTTGGCCGGATGAATCCGCTAAGCGGTATAGGCCGGATGTTTTCACCGCGCACGATTATTGAAACCATCAAAACCATTCTGAAATCCAGCCTGATTGGTGGCGTGGCGGCCTGGCTGATGTGGCAGGAAAAAGAGCAATTTATCCAGCTTTTGGCGATGACCCCCGAGTCGGGTTTTGCTATGGCCTGGCAAATGACGCGGCATACGCTGTTGCTCGTCGCTAGCACCATGGCGGTGATTGCGCTGATTGATGTGCCCTACCAGCTTTGGGATTACTACAAAGGGCTGCGGATGACCAAGGAAGAGGTCCGTCAGGAACACAAGGAATCCGAAGGTGATCCACACGTCAAAGGCCGCATTCGCCAGCTGCAGCGCGAAGCGGCGCGTAAGCGCATGATGGCCGAAATCCCCAAAGCCAACGTCGTCGTGACCAATCCGACGCACTATGCGGTGGCGATTCGTTATGACCAGCAAATGCGCGCGCCCACCGTCGTCGCCAAAGGCTCCTTCCTGCTGGCCGAGCGCATTATCGAGATTGCCAAGGACAACAAGGTGGCCGTAATCCGCACGCCACCGTTTGCCCGCGCGCTTTATCATCATGCCGACCTGGGCGAAGAAATCCCGACCGCACTGTATACTGCGACGGCAGAAGTGCTGGCTTATATCTATCAGCTTGAGCTTTACCGCAAGGAAGGCGGCTTTGAGCCGGTACTTAATACCGATTTGCCAGTGCCGCCAGAGCTAGACCCCGAGTCAGGCACTAGCAGGGTATAG
- a CDS encoding flagellar basal body-associated FliL family protein codes for MPQYPVTIFRISIPSRGITMSDAKAAPSADAAPKPKKNILLFAIIGLLVVLLLLGGLLAFFLLKSPADGSADEAVAEANAHAEEEKKAKEKKKKEKEKEGHVAPVFDKLQDQPFTVNLAGDTESVLQVEIMVELAGDSDKQRLKDYQPKVLDAVNRLLRSKTLEEIKTTEGQETLAREIREKLNELLEVEAKDEGVLSVNFTKYFYQ; via the coding sequence TTGCCTCAATATCCAGTTACAATCTTCAGAATATCTATTCCTAGTAGAGGCATTACAATGTCTGACGCCAAAGCAGCGCCAAGTGCAGATGCGGCACCAAAACCGAAGAAAAACATACTGTTATTTGCCATCATTGGATTGCTTGTCGTTTTATTGCTGCTGGGCGGTTTGTTGGCTTTTTTCCTGTTGAAATCACCCGCTGATGGTAGTGCTGACGAAGCGGTCGCAGAAGCAAACGCTCACGCTGAAGAAGAGAAAAAAGCCAAAGAGAAAAAGAAGAAAGAGAAAGAAAAAGAAGGTCATGTGGCCCCGGTTTTTGACAAACTGCAGGATCAGCCCTTCACCGTGAATCTAGCGGGCGACACTGAATCGGTATTGCAGGTTGAAATCATGGTTGAGTTGGCTGGAGATAGTGATAAGCAACGCTTAAAAGACTATCAGCCTAAAGTGCTGGACGCGGTGAATCGTCTGCTGCGCTCCAAAACTCTTGAGGAAATCAAAACCACTGAGGGGCAGGAAACGCTGGCGCGTGAGATTCGCGAAAAACTGAATGAATTGCTGGAAGTTGAAGCGAAAGACGAAGGTGTTCTGAGTGTTAACTTCACCAAGTATTTTTATCAATAA
- the fliR gene encoding flagellar biosynthetic protein FliR codes for MWQVTQAQIEVWLALFWWPFLRIMGLLLADPFFSSRRVSVRIRVSFAIALTLVIVPVLPPMPTVPVVSPEGMLIAVRELILGLAMGFIMRLIFTAVEMAGHLAGLQMGLGFASFYDPQNSANTLAVAQLMSLFMILLFLAFNGHLMMLRILLESMIQLPVGQVQLNARGFELVALYGGVIFRSGVMLSLPVLAALLITNLSIGVMTRAAPQLNVFAIGFPLTLGIGFAALYYSLPFMVTQIDQLLGDSTRIVAKIMAAFGGS; via the coding sequence ATGTGGCAGGTTACTCAGGCGCAGATTGAGGTCTGGCTGGCGCTGTTCTGGTGGCCATTTCTGCGCATTATGGGTCTGCTGCTGGCCGATCCTTTCTTTTCCAGCCGCCGGGTTTCGGTGCGTATCAGAGTTAGTTTTGCGATTGCCCTGACCTTGGTGATCGTGCCGGTTTTACCGCCCATGCCCACCGTTCCTGTGGTATCGCCCGAGGGCATGCTGATCGCTGTGCGCGAGCTGATACTGGGGCTGGCGATGGGCTTTATTATGCGGCTGATCTTTACCGCCGTTGAAATGGCGGGGCATCTAGCTGGCTTGCAGATGGGTCTGGGTTTTGCGTCGTTTTATGATCCTCAAAATTCGGCCAACACGCTGGCCGTGGCTCAGTTAATGAGTCTGTTTATGATTTTGCTGTTTCTGGCATTTAACGGACATCTGATGATGCTGCGTATTTTGCTTGAAAGCATGATCCAGCTGCCCGTCGGTCAGGTACAGCTCAATGCCCGTGGTTTCGAGTTGGTGGCCCTGTATGGCGGCGTGATTTTCCGCTCCGGCGTGATGCTCTCATTGCCGGTTCTGGCCGCTTTGTTGATTACCAATCTGTCAATTGGTGTGATGACCCGCGCTGCGCCGCAGCTCAATGTGTTTGCCATCGGTTTTCCGCTAACGCTGGGGATCGGCTTTGCCGCGCTGTATTATTCATTGCCGTTTATGGTGACGCAGATCGACCAACTGCTGGGCGACAGCACGCGGATCGTGGCCAAAATCATGGCAGCGTTTGGCGGCTCGTAG
- a CDS encoding polymorphic toxin-type HINT domain-containing protein → MGFVAGTLVHTKDGLRAIESLQVGDWVLAKDESAQGDTAYKQVLKTLRFEDKEIWYLEFKQFKTGGQLPRPFQGLLACTRNHPFWVRGHCDYSLELKCDVLLTDEDWPCNVWRRADLLYPGMVLELHTGDLLWSTILGQ, encoded by the coding sequence ATGGGGTTTGTTGCGGGAACGCTGGTGCACACCAAGGACGGCTTGCGAGCGATCGAATCGCTGCAAGTCGGTGACTGGGTCTTGGCGAAGGATGAATCCGCTCAGGGTGATACGGCCTACAAACAGGTGCTGAAAACGCTTCGTTTTGAAGACAAGGAGATTTGGTATTTAGAATTTAAGCAGTTTAAAACTGGTGGGCAACTCCCAAGACCGTTTCAAGGATTACTGGCTTGCACTCGTAACCATCCATTCTGGGTACGTGGTCATTGCGATTATTCACTTGAGTTGAAATGCGATGTATTGCTTACGGATGAGGATTGGCCATGCAATGTATGGCGGCGCGCGGATCTGCTGTATCCGGGAATGGTACTTGAATTGCATACGGGTGATCTGTTGTGGTCAACAATTCTCGGACAGTAA